Part of the Pseudomonas baltica genome is shown below.
CAAGGCCAAGCCCGGTGTGACCGAAGTGTTCGACTCGAGCAAGATCCCCGGCGAGATCATGGACATGATGGTCGTCAACACCCAGACCCTCAAGGACAACCCCGCGCTGGGCAAGGCGCTGACCGGCGCCTGGTTCGAAGTCATGGCGTTGATGAACAGCAAATCCGCAGCCGGTGAAGCCGCCCTGGAACACATGGCCAAGGCCTCGGGTACTGACCTGGCGGGCTTCAAGGCGCAGCTGGCCACCACCGCGCTGTTCTACACCCCGCAACAGACCCTGGATTTTGCCAACAGCGCCGAATTGCCGAAGACCATGGACAAGGTCGCCGGCTTCTCCTTCGACCACGGCCTGCTCGGCGAAGGCGCCAAGGACAGCAGCGCGGTGGGCATGAGCTTCGCCAAGGGCGTAACCCGCGGCGACAAGGCCAACCTCAAGCTGCACTTCGACCCGACCTACGTGCAAATGGCCGCCGACGGCAAGCTGTAACCTGGAGGACGCGCCATGCGCCTGATCAATCGTCATCCCGATCGCCCCAGTCGGCTGTTGCTGGTGATACTGCCGTTCGCCCTGCTGCTGTGCGCGTATTTTTTCGGCTCGGCGCAACGGCTGACGGAAAACCCCAACGACAAACTGCTGCCCAGCGCCGTGCAGATGAGCGATGCGGTGAAACGCATGGCCTTTACCGAGGACAAACGCAGCGGCGGCTACCTGCTCTGGCAGGACACCGCCTCGAGCCTGCAGCGCCTGGCCATCGGCCTGGGCGTCAGCGCCGTGGTGGGCCTGTGCCTGGGCATCGCTGCGGGCACCTTGCCGCTGTTCGGTGCGCCGTTGTCACCCTTGCTAGTAGTGCTGTCGATGGTGCCGCCGCTGGCGATCCTGCCGATTCTGTTCATCGTCTTCGGCCTGGGCGAGTTGTCCAAGGTGATGCTGATCGTCATCGGCATCACCCCCATCCTCGCCCGTGATCTGGAACAGCGCGCGCGGGAAATCCCCGTCGAACTGTTGATCAAGGCGCAGACCCTGGGCGCCTCGACCTGGACGCTCATCCTGCGCGTGGTGCTGCCGCAACTGCTGCCGCGCTTGTTGATCTCGGTGCGGCTGGTGCTGGGTTCGGCGTGGTTGTTCCTGATCGCCGCCGAAGCCATCGCCTCCGAAGACGGCCTGGGCTATCGCATCTTTCTGGTACGCCGCTACCTGGCCATGGACGTGATTTTGCCCTACGTGGTGTGGATCACCTTGCTGGCATGGCTGATGGACCTGGGCCTCAAGCACCTCACCCGCCGAGCCTTCCCCTGGTATGAAGGAGCGCGCGCATGAGCTTCATCCAGGTACGCAACGTGTGGCAACAGTACGGCGACCACGTGGTGCTCGAAGGCTTGAACCTGAGCATCGCCGAAGGCGAGTTCTGCACCCTGGTGGGCACATCCGGCTGTGGCAAATCCACCTTCCTGCGCTTGCTGCTGGGCCAGGAACGGGTCAGCCGCGGCGAGATTCTGCTCGATGGCCAGCCCCTGGCCGGCGAACCGGATGCCAGCCGCGGCGTGGTGTTCCAGCGCTACTCGGTGTTCCCGCATTTGACGGTGCTGGACAACGTCGCCCTCGGCCTGGAACTGCCCCACGCGCCGTTGTCAGGGCGCTTGTTCGGCCACCGCAAACGCCTGGCGCGCGAGCAGGCCGAAGCGCTGCTGATCAAGGTCGGCCTTGGCCACGCCTTGGGCAAGTACCCGGCGCAGCTGTCCGGCGGCATGCAGCAACGCTTGGCCATTGCCCAGGCGCTGATCATGAAACCCCGCGTGCTGCTGCTCGACGAGCCGTTCGGCGCCCTTGACCCCGGCATCCGCAAGGACATGCACGCCCTGCTGCTGGAGCTGTGGCGCGAAACCCGACTCACCGTGTTCATGGTCACCCACGACCTCAGCGAAGGGTTCAGCCTCGGCACCCGCCTGATGGTCTTCGACAAGGTCCGCGTCGACCCACACGCGCCCATGGCCTATGGCGCACGCATCACCTACGACCTGCCCCTGAACGCCGATCGGCGTGCCAATCGCACTGCCGAAGAGACCCTGCCCGCCGCGCTGCTGGGCAGTCTGCAACCGATTCGAGGAACCCTCATATGACCACTCTCCACTACCCCGTTATCGCCGAAGAAGCCCTGCCCGGCGGTGGCCATCGCTCCTTTGTACTCAAGCGCGGCCAGCTGCTGCGGCTCACTGATCTGGAAGGCGGCGCCAACGTCAGCCTGATGCTGCTCAACGCCCGGGAAAAAACCGAACGACTGAACCTGCCCGACAGCCTCAAATGCCAGCACACCGCCAAGCTCACCCAAGGCCACTGCCTGTACTCGGACATGGGCAACGTGCTGGCGGCCATTACCAAAGACACCTGCGGCTGGAGCGACAGCCTCGGCGGCATCCTCAGTGCCAGCGAAGCACTGGAGAAATACGGCCAGGGTCGCTATCAGGAACTGCGCAACGGCTACCACCGCAATGGCGTCGACAACCTGCTGATCGAACTGGGCAAATGGGGCCTGGGCCTGGCCGACCTGCTGATGACCCTCAATCTGTTCAGCCGCGTCGATGTCGACCGCGACGCCCAACTGCACTTCGTCCCGGGCAATTCCAAAGCCGGTGACTGCATCGAGCTGTACGCGCCGATGGACACCCTGGTGCTGCTGACCGCGCTGCAACACCCGATGGACCCGAACCCGGTCTATGCCCCCAAGCCGCTGACCCTGACCTGGATGAACGCCGACGCCAGCGTCGCCGAGGGCTGCCGTACCTCGCGCCCCGAGAACGAGCGCGGCTTCATCAACACCGATCGGCTGTTTGCCTGAACCGAGCTGAGGACTGCGACCATGACACTTTCGACCCTGCACCCGGAAACCGCCGTTGCCCGCTACATCATTGGCGCCGGCGAGCCCTTCATGACAGAGATAAAGGCCGGGCAGACCCTGCGCCTGCTCGACCTCGAAGGCAACCAGGCGGTGGACACGCTGTTCTACAGCGCCGCCGACCCCAGCGAGCGCTACGACGTGCAACGCACCTTGCGCCGCCAAGGCCGGGTGTACCTGAGCACCGGCAGCGTGCTGTATTCCAACCTCGGCCGGCCGTTGCTGACTATCGTCGATGACACCTGCGGGCGCCACGACACCCTTGGCGGCGCTTGTTCGCAAGAGAGCAACACCGTGCGCTACGCCTTGGACAAACGCCACATGCACAGCTGCCGCGACAACTTTCTCCACGCTTGCCAGCACGACGGCCGTTTGGGCAAGCAGGACATCAGCCCCAACATCAATTTTTTCATGAACGTGCCGGTGACCGCCGAGGGTGGCCTGACGTTCGAGGACGGCATCTCCGCGCCGGGCAAATACGTGGAGCTGCGCGCCGAGATGGACGTGATCGTGCTGATCTCC
Proteins encoded:
- a CDS encoding urea amidolyase associated protein UAAP1; translated protein: MTTLHYPVIAEEALPGGGHRSFVLKRGQLLRLTDLEGGANVSLMLLNAREKTERLNLPDSLKCQHTAKLTQGHCLYSDMGNVLAAITKDTCGWSDSLGGILSASEALEKYGQGRYQELRNGYHRNGVDNLLIELGKWGLGLADLLMTLNLFSRVDVDRDAQLHFVPGNSKAGDCIELYAPMDTLVLLTALQHPMDPNPVYAPKPLTLTWMNADASVAEGCRTSRPENERGFINTDRLFA
- a CDS encoding ABC transporter permease, whose product is MRLINRHPDRPSRLLLVILPFALLLCAYFFGSAQRLTENPNDKLLPSAVQMSDAVKRMAFTEDKRSGGYLLWQDTASSLQRLAIGLGVSAVVGLCLGIAAGTLPLFGAPLSPLLVVLSMVPPLAILPILFIVFGLGELSKVMLIVIGITPILARDLEQRAREIPVELLIKAQTLGASTWTLILRVVLPQLLPRLLISVRLVLGSAWLFLIAAEAIASEDGLGYRIFLVRRYLAMDVILPYVVWITLLAWLMDLGLKHLTRRAFPWYEGARA
- a CDS encoding ABC transporter ATP-binding protein translates to MSFIQVRNVWQQYGDHVVLEGLNLSIAEGEFCTLVGTSGCGKSTFLRLLLGQERVSRGEILLDGQPLAGEPDASRGVVFQRYSVFPHLTVLDNVALGLELPHAPLSGRLFGHRKRLAREQAEALLIKVGLGHALGKYPAQLSGGMQQRLAIAQALIMKPRVLLLDEPFGALDPGIRKDMHALLLELWRETRLTVFMVTHDLSEGFSLGTRLMVFDKVRVDPHAPMAYGARITYDLPLNADRRANRTAEETLPAALLGSLQPIRGTLI
- a CDS encoding urea amidolyase associated protein UAAP2, with protein sequence MTLSTLHPETAVARYIIGAGEPFMTEIKAGQTLRLLDLEGNQAVDTLFYSAADPSERYDVQRTLRRQGRVYLSTGSVLYSNLGRPLLTIVDDTCGRHDTLGGACSQESNTVRYALDKRHMHSCRDNFLHACQHDGRLGKQDISPNINFFMNVPVTAEGGLTFEDGISAPGKYVELRAEMDVIVLISNCPQLNNPCNGYNPTAAEVLIWD